Proteins encoded in a region of the Geobacillus genomosp. 3 genome:
- the galE gene encoding UDP-glucose 4-epimerase GalE: MILICGGAGYIGSHAVYRLIEKVENVVVVDNLQTGHKEAVHPEAVFCQGDIRDREFLREVFRQYDIEAVIHFAANSLVGESMEEPLKYYDNNVYGTQVLLEVMKEFGVKQIVFSSTAAVYGEPKQIPIVETDPTEPTNAYGETKLSMEKMMKWADRAYGIRSISLRYFNVAGAYGTTIGEDHDPETHLIPLILKVPLGQREEIAIFGDDYDTPDGTCIRDYIHVLDLVDAHVLALEKLRSGAKSSVYNLGNGNGFSVKEVIEAARQVTGHPIPARVMARRPGDPAKLVASSEKAKRELGWEPKYPSITDIVASAWEWHQARPNGYRGV; encoded by the coding sequence ATGATTTTAATTTGCGGTGGGGCGGGGTATATTGGCAGCCATGCGGTATACCGCCTGATCGAAAAAGTCGAGAACGTGGTCGTGGTGGATAACTTACAGACGGGGCACAAAGAGGCGGTTCACCCGGAGGCGGTGTTTTGCCAAGGCGATATTCGCGACCGCGAGTTTTTGCGCGAGGTGTTTCGCCAGTATGACATTGAGGCGGTCATTCATTTTGCGGCAAATTCATTGGTCGGCGAAAGCATGGAAGAGCCGCTGAAGTATTACGACAACAATGTGTACGGGACACAAGTGTTGCTTGAAGTGATGAAGGAATTTGGCGTCAAACAAATCGTCTTTTCCTCCACCGCCGCGGTGTACGGGGAACCGAAACAAATCCCGATCGTCGAAACCGATCCGACCGAACCGACGAACGCGTATGGAGAAACAAAGCTCTCGATGGAAAAAATGATGAAATGGGCCGACCGCGCTTACGGCATCCGTTCAATTTCGCTCCGCTACTTCAATGTCGCCGGGGCGTACGGGACAACGATCGGCGAGGACCATGACCCGGAGACGCATCTCATTCCGTTGATTTTGAAAGTGCCGCTCGGCCAGCGCGAAGAGATCGCCATTTTCGGCGATGATTACGATACGCCGGACGGCACGTGCATCCGCGACTACATTCATGTGCTTGATCTTGTTGATGCCCACGTTTTGGCGCTTGAGAAACTGCGAAGCGGGGCGAAAAGCAGTGTATACAATTTAGGCAACGGCAACGGCTTCAGCGTCAAAGAAGTGATCGAAGCGGCGCGGCAAGTGACTGGGCACCCGATTCCCGCCCGCGTCATGGCGCGGCGTCCGGGCGATCCGGCGAAACTCGTCGCTTCATCGGAAAAGGCGAAGCGCGAGCTCGGGTGGGAGCCGAAATACCCATCCATTACAGACATCGTCGCCTCGGCATGGGAGTGGCATCAAGCGCGGCCAAACGGCTATCGGGGTGTGTGA
- a CDS encoding Hsp20/alpha crystallin family protein gives MNGSFQPPAGEGGDHPFHHLRKMVNQWFDERPLQKLFETLDDYFAQTFAAAYIPIEVKETKRDYQIIVRLPDIKRDQISLQWHEDGLQLVIDHHETIESSDDSGHVYERRQQRRRVTRMIPFPYPVAEHEVKASFQNGALVIRLPQKRKYIDID, from the coding sequence ATGAACGGATCGTTTCAGCCACCGGCTGGCGAGGGAGGGGATCACCCGTTCCATCATTTGCGGAAAATGGTAAACCAATGGTTTGATGAACGGCCGCTGCAAAAATTGTTTGAAACGCTTGATGACTACTTCGCGCAAACATTTGCTGCGGCGTATATCCCGATCGAGGTGAAAGAAACGAAGCGCGACTATCAAATCATCGTCCGCCTGCCGGACATCAAGCGGGACCAAATTAGCTTGCAGTGGCATGAAGATGGGCTGCAGCTTGTCATCGATCACCATGAAACGATCGAATCGTCGGACGACAGCGGCCATGTATACGAGCGGCGCCAGCAGCGGCGGCGCGTGACGAGGATGATTCCGTTTCCATATCCGGTAGCCGAACACGAAGTGAAAGCTTCGTTCCAAAACGGTGCACTCGTCATTCGTCTGCCGCAAAAGCGGAAATACATCGATATCGACTAA
- the galT gene encoding UDP-glucose--hexose-1-phosphate uridylyltransferase, which produces MEAIWMAIEQLIDYAKKHGLLPEEDVVYARNRLLAALKLTEWQPVEAKDVPLASPAPVLDVIIDWAYEQRLLETNTTTERDIWDAKLMDCVMPRPSEVIRAFYERYRRDPQEATDWFYALSQASNYIQTARIAQNQQWKVPTVYGELDITINLAKPEKDPKEIAKRKEMPSSSYPKCVLCKENEGYEGTWCHPARSNHRVVPIALLGEQWYFQYSPYVYYNEHCIVFHAEHVPMKMERKTLERLLEFVDKFPHYFIGSNADLPIVGGSILAHDHFQGGRYTFAMEKAEIEEHIPLPSFPSVTAGIVRWPMSVIRLTGPKADVLEAAVRLYEAWRTYSDPSVGIIARSGDVPHNTITPIARRRGGLFELDIVLRNNRTSAEHPYGIFHPHEELHHIKKENIGLIEVMGLAVLPGRLAAELETLASYLVHGTKKEDWDEAMLKHWDWCEAIRLGYPDITNDNVHDLLRYEVGQRFVTVLEHAGVFKRDQNGKEAFRRFMRHAVERMSSFV; this is translated from the coding sequence ATGGAAGCGATTTGGATGGCGATTGAACAACTGATCGATTATGCGAAAAAGCACGGCCTTCTTCCCGAGGAAGATGTCGTCTATGCGCGCAACCGCCTGCTTGCGGCGCTTAAGCTCACCGAGTGGCAGCCGGTTGAGGCCAAAGATGTTCCTTTGGCCTCGCCTGCTCCGGTGTTGGATGTCATTATCGATTGGGCATATGAACAACGATTGTTGGAAACGAATACAACGACCGAGCGCGATATATGGGATGCGAAACTGATGGACTGCGTCATGCCGCGGCCGTCGGAAGTGATCCGCGCCTTTTACGAACGATACCGCCGCGACCCGCAAGAGGCGACGGACTGGTTTTATGCGCTGAGCCAAGCGTCCAACTACATCCAAACGGCGCGCATCGCCCAAAACCAACAATGGAAAGTGCCGACTGTCTACGGCGAGCTCGATATCACGATCAATTTGGCGAAGCCGGAAAAAGATCCGAAGGAAATCGCCAAACGAAAAGAGATGCCATCATCCTCGTATCCAAAGTGTGTGCTGTGCAAAGAAAATGAAGGGTATGAAGGAACGTGGTGCCATCCGGCTCGTTCCAATCACAGGGTCGTCCCGATCGCGCTCTTAGGTGAACAGTGGTATTTCCAATATTCTCCCTACGTGTACTATAATGAACATTGCATCGTCTTCCATGCCGAACACGTGCCGATGAAAATGGAGCGGAAGACGCTCGAGCGTTTGCTTGAGTTCGTCGACAAGTTTCCGCACTACTTCATCGGTTCGAACGCCGATTTGCCGATTGTCGGCGGTTCGATTTTAGCGCATGACCATTTCCAAGGCGGGCGCTATACGTTTGCGATGGAAAAGGCGGAGATTGAAGAGCATATCCCCCTTCCATCGTTTCCGTCCGTCACCGCCGGCATTGTGCGCTGGCCGATGTCCGTGATCCGTCTGACCGGGCCAAAAGCGGACGTGTTGGAAGCGGCAGTGCGCCTGTATGAGGCATGGCGGACGTACAGCGACCCAAGTGTCGGGATTATCGCCCGCAGCGGTGATGTTCCGCACAACACGATCACCCCGATCGCCCGGCGCCGGGGCGGTTTATTTGAATTGGACATCGTGTTGCGCAACAACCGGACGTCAGCGGAACATCCGTACGGCATTTTTCATCCGCACGAAGAACTGCATCATATTAAAAAAGAGAACATTGGTCTCATTGAAGTAATGGGGCTGGCGGTGCTGCCGGGACGGCTGGCGGCGGAACTTGAGACGCTGGCTTCGTACCTCGTGCATGGAACGAAAAAAGAAGACTGGGACGAGGCGATGCTGAAACATTGGGATTGGTGTGAAGCCATTCGCCTTGGTTATCCGGACATCACGAACGACAACGTTCACGACTTATTGCGCTATGAAGTTGGCCAACGCTTTGTCACCGTGTTGGAACATGCCGGGGTATTTAAACGGGATCAAAACGGGAAAGAGGCGTTTCGCCGCTTTATGCGCCACGCGGTGGAGCGCATGTCGTCCTTTGTATAA
- a CDS encoding YppE family protein, producing MEEELKALTEQLHEYNERLLAIARRTRERDEEPDFFAEVKPLAEEVQAAAERWQEAAFRWIHQAQPKYVHKRQIEAAVDHMAKLSVEAFYPSVPARRVKQYSQAVAYTLALVKERLGETT from the coding sequence ATGGAAGAAGAGCTTAAAGCGCTGACGGAACAGCTTCACGAGTACAATGAGCGGCTGCTGGCGATCGCCCGGCGCACCCGCGAGCGGGACGAGGAGCCGGATTTTTTTGCGGAAGTCAAACCGCTCGCGGAGGAAGTGCAGGCGGCAGCCGAACGGTGGCAAGAGGCCGCTTTCCGCTGGATTCACCAAGCGCAGCCGAAATATGTTCACAAGCGGCAAATAGAGGCTGCGGTCGATCATATGGCCAAACTGAGCGTTGAAGCATTTTATCCATCCGTTCCCGCCCGCCGCGTCAAACAATACAGCCAAGCGGTCGCTTACACGCTGGCACTTGTCAAGGAGAGGCTTGGTGAGACAACTTAG
- a CDS encoding sigma-G-dependent sporulation-specific acid-soluble spore protein CsgA, producing the protein MEQTLAYLREILSNYLDHHDDTPKRIYQKLISKPYQGEGEFVRDLSQEESAFLDRILPHEIRYAMDERDYERVYQLNEVYELLT; encoded by the coding sequence ATGGAACAAACGCTCGCTTATTTGCGGGAAATTTTGTCCAACTACTTGGATCATCACGATGACACACCAAAACGCATCTACCAAAAGCTAATCAGTAAACCGTATCAGGGCGAGGGGGAGTTTGTCCGCGACTTATCGCAAGAAGAAAGTGCTTTTTTGGACCGCATTTTGCCCCATGAAATCCGTTATGCGATGGACGAGCGCGATTACGAACGCGTCTATCAGCTGAACGAAGTGTACGAACTGCTCACGTAA
- a CDS encoding YppF family protein: MSITELKHKFMAVKHCEPAEANELLDFARRLYLRGEVSLAEYRDLVRELEKAGACQPDEAGEYAGL; this comes from the coding sequence ATGAGCATCACTGAATTGAAACATAAGTTCATGGCGGTCAAACATTGTGAACCGGCTGAGGCAAACGAACTGCTCGATTTTGCCCGCCGCCTTTATTTGCGCGGGGAGGTTTCGCTCGCTGAGTACCGCGACCTAGTGCGTGAACTTGAAAAAGCCGGCGCCTGTCAACCGGATGAAGCAGGAGAATACGCCGGACTTTAG
- a CDS encoding glycerol-3-phosphate dehydrogenase/oxidase translates to MAFSSKQRSDIFQAMSGKRYDLLIVGGGITGAGIALDAASRGMTVALVEMQDFAAGTSSRSTKLVHGGLRYLKQFEVKMVAEVGRERAIVYENGPHVTTPEWMLLPIYRDGTFGKWSTSVGLWLYDRLAGVKRSERRTMLTAKQALAKEPLLKRDGLLGGGYYVEYRTDDARLTIEVIKKAAELGADVINYTKAEQFLYDERGRIIGARCRDMLGGLSYDIRAKKVVNAAGPWVDAVRDQDGSKTGKRLRLTKGVHIVIDQKRFPLNQAIYFDTPDGRMVFAIPRDGKTYVGTTDTFYDDDPAHPAMTEEDRDYLLKAIRFMFPAVGITAADVESSWAGVRPLIYEEGKDPSEISRKDEIWTSPTGLITIAGGKLTGYRKMAETVVDLVAKQLEKEEGKTFRPCQTKQLPISGGNIGGSHRLPAFIAEKAKEAARYGLTEEQGARLAKQYGTNVDRLFALSSQYDRSSGLTRETFVRLVYAIEEEMAAKPTDYFIRRTGALLFDIDAVRREKEAVIAFMARYLHWTKEERDIYAKELDRELRQATLATGGDDRQIINQ, encoded by the coding sequence ATGGCATTTTCAAGCAAGCAGCGGAGCGATATTTTTCAGGCGATGAGCGGAAAACGATACGATCTTCTGATTGTCGGCGGGGGGATCACCGGCGCCGGCATCGCCCTTGACGCCGCCTCGCGCGGCATGACCGTGGCGCTTGTGGAAATGCAAGACTTTGCGGCCGGGACATCGAGCCGCTCAACGAAGCTTGTCCACGGGGGATTGCGCTATTTGAAGCAGTTCGAAGTGAAAATGGTCGCCGAAGTCGGGCGCGAACGGGCGATCGTCTATGAAAACGGCCCGCACGTCACGACGCCGGAATGGATGCTGCTGCCGATTTATCGCGATGGGACGTTCGGCAAATGGAGCACATCGGTCGGACTCTGGCTGTACGACCGATTGGCCGGGGTCAAACGGAGCGAACGGCGGACGATGCTCACCGCCAAGCAGGCGCTGGCCAAAGAGCCGCTGTTGAAGCGGGACGGCTTACTCGGCGGCGGCTATTACGTTGAATACCGGACCGACGACGCCCGCTTGACGATCGAAGTGATCAAAAAAGCGGCTGAACTTGGCGCCGATGTCATCAACTATACAAAAGCGGAACAGTTTTTATACGATGAGCGCGGCCGCATCATTGGCGCCCGCTGCCGCGACATGCTCGGCGGCCTTTCATACGACATCCGTGCCAAAAAGGTCGTGAACGCCGCCGGACCGTGGGTCGATGCCGTCCGCGACCAAGACGGCTCAAAAACGGGCAAGCGGCTCCGGCTCACAAAAGGCGTCCATATCGTCATCGATCAAAAGCGGTTTCCGCTGAACCAAGCGATTTATTTTGATACGCCGGACGGCCGGATGGTGTTTGCCATTCCGCGCGACGGAAAAACGTACGTCGGCACGACCGACACGTTTTACGACGACGACCCGGCCCATCCGGCGATGACGGAGGAAGACCGCGACTATTTATTGAAAGCGATCCGGTTCATGTTCCCAGCGGTCGGCATCACCGCCGCCGATGTCGAGTCGAGCTGGGCTGGCGTCCGCCCGCTTATTTATGAAGAAGGGAAAGACCCGTCGGAGATTTCCCGCAAAGACGAAATTTGGACATCGCCGACCGGCCTCATCACGATCGCCGGCGGCAAACTGACCGGCTACCGGAAAATGGCGGAAACTGTCGTTGACCTCGTCGCCAAACAATTGGAAAAAGAAGAGGGAAAAACGTTCCGCCCGTGCCAAACGAAGCAGCTGCCAATTTCCGGAGGCAACATCGGCGGCTCGCACCGGCTGCCGGCCTTCATCGCCGAAAAAGCGAAAGAAGCGGCGCGCTATGGCCTGACAGAAGAACAAGGGGCGCGGCTGGCAAAACAGTACGGCACAAATGTCGACCGCCTCTTTGCCTTAAGCAGCCAGTACGACCGCTCGTCCGGCTTAACGCGCGAAACGTTCGTCCGTCTCGTCTACGCCATCGAGGAAGAAATGGCCGCCAAACCGACGGATTACTTTATCCGCCGCACCGGTGCGCTGTTGTTTGACATCGACGCCGTCCGGCGGGAAAAAGAGGCGGTCATCGCGTTTATGGCGCGGTACTTGCATTGGACGAAGGAAGAGCGCGACATCTATGCGAAAGAGCTCGACCGGGAGCTGCGGCAGGCAACGCTGGCGACAGGGGGCGACGATCGGCAGATCATCAATCAATAA
- a CDS encoding EcsC family protein has product METRQMLKQELQTITHWEHSQKDLWFWEKLGRLPFQVLDKLTPKAVHRKLGQLLDELGSYIQSGGHYLVKQESVLERLGVTSLAEVPHLSLETMDRVCDELIEARVTFAQLQGAATGVGGALTLALDIPALLGLALKTLQEIAIVYGYDPKEKEERVFVVKCLQFAAADIVGKKAILEELASFSETRSHVFSELQGWREVMMTFRDQYGWKKLFQAVPIIGVVFGSLFNKSFMEDIAETGKMLYRKRRIIEKLKQLEPDV; this is encoded by the coding sequence ATGGAAACGCGACAGATGTTGAAACAAGAACTCCAAACCATCACCCACTGGGAACACTCGCAAAAAGACCTATGGTTTTGGGAAAAGCTCGGCCGCTTGCCGTTTCAAGTGCTTGATAAGCTGACGCCAAAAGCCGTCCATCGAAAACTCGGGCAGTTGCTTGATGAGTTGGGCAGCTATATTCAAAGCGGAGGGCACTATTTGGTGAAACAAGAGAGCGTGCTCGAGCGGCTTGGCGTTACTTCGCTTGCTGAAGTGCCGCACTTGTCGCTTGAGACGATGGATCGCGTTTGCGACGAATTGATTGAGGCGCGCGTCACGTTCGCCCAGCTGCAAGGGGCGGCGACCGGGGTCGGCGGGGCGCTGACGCTGGCCTTGGACATTCCGGCGCTGCTTGGGTTGGCGCTGAAAACGCTGCAAGAGATCGCCATCGTGTACGGATATGACCCGAAGGAAAAAGAAGAGCGCGTGTTCGTCGTCAAATGCCTGCAGTTTGCGGCCGCGGACATCGTCGGAAAAAAAGCGATTTTAGAGGAACTTGCGTCGTTTTCCGAAACGCGCAGTCACGTCTTTTCCGAGCTGCAAGGATGGCGGGAAGTGATGATGACGTTCCGCGACCAATACGGATGGAAAAAGCTGTTTCAAGCCGTGCCGATCATCGGGGTCGTGTTCGGTTCACTGTTTAACAAATCGTTTATGGAAGACATCGCCGAAACCGGGAAGATGCTCTATCGGAAGCGGCGCATTATCGAGAAGCTCAAGCAACTCGAACCCGATGTCTAA
- a CDS encoding glycerol-3-phosphate responsive antiterminator: METRQQIIPAMKTMKQFDAFLASGYQVGVLLEVHVAQLKSVFAYARRHGKQLIVHADLVQGLSHDEHAAEYLCQEFRPHGLISTKAGIIMKARQKHVLAVQRIFLLDSHALEKSYQLIAKTNPDSIEVIPGAMPHIIREVKERTGKPIYAGGLIRTPDDVERALEAGAAAVTTSNETLWRHYDR, from the coding sequence ATGGAGACGAGACAACAAATTATTCCGGCCATGAAAACGATGAAGCAATTTGATGCCTTTTTGGCGAGCGGTTATCAAGTCGGGGTGCTGCTTGAAGTACATGTCGCCCAATTAAAAAGTGTCTTTGCTTATGCACGCCGGCACGGCAAGCAGCTCATTGTCCACGCCGACTTGGTGCAAGGGCTGAGCCATGATGAGCATGCTGCGGAATATCTTTGCCAAGAGTTCCGTCCGCATGGACTCATTTCGACGAAGGCGGGCATCATTATGAAGGCGCGGCAAAAACATGTACTCGCCGTGCAGCGCATCTTTTTGCTCGATTCGCACGCGTTGGAGAAAAGCTATCAGCTGATCGCCAAAACGAACCCCGATTCCATTGAAGTCATCCCGGGGGCGATGCCGCACATCATCCGTGAAGTGAAAGAGCGGACCGGAAAGCCGATTTACGCCGGCGGCCTCATCCGCACCCCGGACGATGTCGAGCGGGCGTTAGAAGCCGGCGCAGCAGCGGTGACGACGTCCAATGAAACGTTATGGCGCCACTATGATCGCTAG
- a CDS encoding galactokinase translates to MIPTLKQQFIELFGGLGEGIRTFFAPGRVNLIGEHTDYNGGHVLPCALEIGTYALVRQTDKPLVRFYSQNFPETGVITVSYGDLSYRSEHGWANYPKGILAAFQALGSPETGLDILYYGTIPNGAGLSSSASIELVTAVMLNKLFGRGLDQLELVKMSQNVENKYIGVNCGIMDQFAVGMGKQHCAILLNCQTLEYRYLPLVLDDCAIVIANTNKKRGLADSAYNERRATCEAALAKLQNVLDIASLGELTSAELDACTHLLSPLEQKRARHAVTENERTLEAARALERGDLVRFGELMKQSHLSLRDDYEVTGIELDTLVEAAWGHEGTIGARMTGAGFGGCTVNIVKKDYVQDFMERVGNAYAETIGYEASFYVVNVGGGAREWTEMEEMSR, encoded by the coding sequence ATGATCCCTACCTTAAAACAGCAATTTATCGAACTTTTCGGCGGCTTGGGCGAAGGCATCCGCACCTTCTTCGCCCCCGGCCGCGTCAATTTGATTGGCGAGCATACGGATTACAACGGCGGGCATGTGCTGCCGTGCGCGCTCGAGATCGGCACGTATGCGCTCGTCCGACAGACAGATAAGCCGCTTGTCCGCTTTTATTCGCAAAACTTCCCGGAAACGGGAGTGATCACGGTCTCTTACGGCGACTTGTCGTACCGGAGCGAGCACGGCTGGGCGAACTACCCGAAAGGGATTTTGGCCGCGTTTCAAGCGCTCGGTTCGCCGGAGACCGGATTGGATATTTTGTATTACGGCACGATCCCAAACGGCGCCGGGCTGTCGTCATCGGCGTCGATTGAGCTTGTGACCGCGGTGATGCTCAACAAGCTGTTCGGGCGCGGGCTTGATCAGTTGGAACTTGTGAAAATGAGCCAAAACGTAGAAAATAAATACATCGGCGTCAATTGCGGCATTATGGATCAGTTTGCCGTCGGCATGGGAAAACAACATTGCGCCATCCTATTAAACTGCCAAACGCTTGAGTACCGCTATTTGCCATTGGTGCTTGACGATTGTGCGATCGTCATCGCCAACACGAACAAAAAGCGCGGCTTGGCGGACTCGGCGTACAACGAGCGGCGGGCGACGTGCGAGGCGGCACTTGCGAAGCTGCAAAACGTGCTTGACATCGCTTCGCTCGGCGAGCTGACGAGCGCGGAACTGGACGCGTGCACCCACCTTCTTTCCCCGCTCGAACAAAAGCGGGCCCGCCATGCGGTGACGGAAAACGAGCGGACGTTGGAAGCCGCCCGGGCGCTTGAACGAGGAGACCTCGTCCGCTTTGGCGAGTTGATGAAGCAGTCGCATTTGTCGCTGCGCGATGACTACGAAGTAACAGGCATCGAACTTGATACGCTCGTGGAGGCCGCGTGGGGGCACGAAGGAACGATCGGGGCGCGCATGACGGGGGCTGGGTTTGGCGGTTGTACGGTGAACATTGTGAAAAAAGACTATGTGCAAGATTTTATGGAACGAGTCGGAAACGCGTATGCCGAAACGATCGGCTATGAAGCGAGCTTCTACGTCGTTAACGTCGGCGGCGGGGCGCGTGAATGGACAGAAATGGAGGAGATGAGCCGATGA
- a CDS encoding HAMP domain-containing sensor histidine kinase: MKRFRIRRLSLKGKLTVLSAGAIFITYFVFTFLQYHIVKQWLLNEEEKTMEQTVAEIETYYAEKRNVSWEDIRRSRSFLEKLNERYQLIRVTDHDGNVVVSVSNGAAVSLLPGGVPDKLKMDEHFVNNERFLLLRQPLHIGNLRGTIEIARRLTKFQQVTNTLFAIMTVIGVVAMAASALAGRLVAQSFIRPLKTLAQTMAAIKNNGLKQRIDVPSARDEIAELMLMFNNMMDDIERSFAMQRQFVEDASHELRTPLAILQGHLSLLQRWGKHNRDILEESLEAATKEAERLKRLVLELLDLSRAEAITVPKEVTPVNAVAAIGQVVENFRVLHPDFEFIVDRPERAPARVAIAKHHFEQLLFILLDNAVKYSQHVKKIALSLREEGSFVTVAVRDYGIGIPQEELQNVFLRFYRVDKARSREQGGAGLGLSIAKEMIDKYGGHIMMESEVGRGTTVKLAIPKAE; this comes from the coding sequence ATGAAGCGCTTCCGCATCCGCAGGCTTTCGCTGAAAGGGAAGCTGACCGTTTTGTCTGCCGGGGCGATTTTTATTACGTACTTTGTTTTTACCTTTTTGCAATACCATATTGTCAAGCAATGGCTGCTGAACGAAGAGGAAAAAACAATGGAACAAACGGTGGCGGAAATTGAAACATATTACGCAGAAAAACGTAATGTATCATGGGAAGATATTCGCCGCAGCCGTTCGTTTTTGGAAAAGTTGAATGAGCGCTATCAGCTCATTCGTGTTACCGACCACGACGGAAACGTCGTCGTCTCCGTTTCCAATGGCGCTGCGGTGTCGCTGTTGCCGGGAGGCGTGCCCGACAAGCTGAAAATGGATGAGCACTTCGTCAACAACGAACGGTTTTTGCTGCTTCGTCAACCGCTTCATATTGGAAATTTGCGCGGGACGATTGAAATTGCCCGCCGGCTGACGAAGTTCCAACAGGTGACGAACACTTTGTTTGCCATCATGACAGTGATCGGGGTAGTGGCTATGGCAGCGAGCGCACTCGCCGGACGGCTTGTGGCGCAAAGCTTCATCCGGCCGCTGAAAACGTTGGCGCAAACGATGGCGGCCATCAAAAACAACGGGCTGAAGCAGCGCATCGATGTGCCTTCGGCGCGTGATGAAATCGCCGAGCTCATGCTTATGTTCAACAACATGATGGATGACATTGAACGCTCATTCGCCATGCAGCGGCAGTTTGTCGAAGATGCATCCCACGAACTGCGTACACCGCTCGCCATTTTACAAGGACATCTTTCGTTGCTGCAGCGATGGGGCAAACATAATCGTGATATTTTGGAAGAATCGCTCGAGGCGGCGACGAAAGAGGCGGAACGGTTGAAGCGGCTCGTCCTTGAGCTTCTTGACTTGTCGCGGGCTGAAGCGATTACAGTCCCGAAAGAAGTGACGCCGGTCAATGCCGTTGCTGCCATCGGACAAGTAGTGGAAAATTTCCGCGTACTGCACCCGGATTTTGAATTTATTGTCGATCGGCCGGAAAGGGCGCCGGCGCGTGTAGCGATTGCAAAACATCATTTTGAACAATTGCTGTTCATTTTGCTTGACAATGCGGTAAAATATTCTCAGCACGTTAAAAAAATCGCTCTTTCATTGCGTGAGGAAGGATCGTTTGTGACGGTCGCCGTCCGCGATTATGGCATCGGCATTCCGCAAGAAGAGCTGCAAAACGTTTTTTTGCGCTTTTATCGCGTCGACAAGGCGCGCAGCCGCGAACAAGGCGGCGCTGGACTCGGACTTTCGATCGCCAAGGAAATGATCGATAAATACGGTGGGCACATTATGATGGAAAGCGAAGTCGGCCGGGGAACAACGGTTAAGCTCGCCATTCCGAAAGCGGAATAG
- a CDS encoding YppG family protein: protein MYRYPRPVSPPSFHGPYSLGGQWPYFDYWSSYVPSATVYWPHASPPHAAMPSHPMPYPKPGPLLPPPRPSFLAQFKNSDGTYDINKMMNTMGQMINTVNQVNGMLKGLLNTFQK, encoded by the coding sequence ATGTACCGTTATCCGCGCCCGGTTTCGCCGCCGTCCTTCCATGGGCCATACAGCCTAGGGGGGCAGTGGCCTTATTTCGACTATTGGTCTTCATACGTTCCGTCCGCGACGGTTTATTGGCCTCACGCTTCGCCACCCCATGCCGCTATGCCTTCGCACCCGATGCCGTATCCGAAGCCGGGGCCGCTGTTGCCGCCGCCGCGCCCGTCCTTTCTCGCCCAGTTTAAAAACAGCGACGGGACGTATGATATCAACAAAATGATGAACACGATGGGACAGATGATCAATACGGTCAATCAAGTGAACGGCATGTTAAAAGGGCTGCTCAACACGTTTCAAAAATGA
- a CDS encoding response regulator transcription factor — MNGRILLIEDEAGLARFLELDLTHEGFDVHVCSDGREGVELALAEPWDLILLDVMLPRLNGMEVCRRIRAAKSTPIIMITARDSVFDRVMGLDNGADDYIVKPFAIEELFARIRALFRRVHPESDGQVLAFKDLVVDTQARTVKKGDELIELTKREYDLLVAFMQNINVVLTRDVLLDKVWGFDTEVETNVVDVYVRYLRQKLDKHDKERYIQTVRGAGYVMRP; from the coding sequence ATGAATGGAAGGATTTTATTGATTGAAGATGAGGCCGGCTTGGCCCGGTTTTTAGAGCTTGATTTAACACATGAAGGGTTTGATGTGCACGTGTGCAGCGACGGTCGTGAAGGGGTGGAGCTTGCCCTTGCCGAACCGTGGGATTTGATTTTGCTTGATGTCATGCTGCCGCGCTTAAACGGGATGGAAGTATGCCGCCGCATCCGGGCGGCCAAATCAACGCCGATTATCATGATCACCGCACGCGACAGCGTATTTGACCGTGTCATGGGACTTGACAACGGAGCGGATGACTATATTGTCAAGCCGTTTGCCATTGAAGAGCTGTTTGCCCGCATCCGCGCCTTATTCCGCCGCGTTCACCCTGAATCGGATGGGCAAGTGTTGGCGTTTAAAGATCTAGTCGTTGACACGCAGGCGCGCACGGTGAAAAAAGGGGATGAGTTGATCGAGCTGACGAAACGTGAATACGACTTGCTTGTTGCTTTCATGCAAAATATCAACGTCGTCTTGACGCGCGATGTGCTGCTTGATAAAGTGTGGGGGTTTGACACCGAAGTGGAGACGAACGTTGTGGATGTTTATGTCCGCTATTTGCGGCAAAAGCTCGATAAGCACGATAAGGAGCGGTATATCCAAACGGTGCGCGGCGCCGGATATGTGATGCGGCCATGA